Genomic segment of Truepera radiovictrix DSM 17093:
TGCTCTACCAGTTTGGCGGCGATCGCTTTAACGAAGACGGCACCGAGGTGGCCTACAACAGCGAGGCGGGGGTGCAGGCTTTGACCTACCTGCGCGACGCGCAAGCGGCCTTTTCGCGGCCCAACCTGCCGGTCGACGCGGGCGTCACGGCCTTTAAGCAGGGTCAGTCCTACACCGAGTGGAACGGCACCTGGCAGCTCGCCAACCTCACGGGTGAAGGGTTCGCCCCCGGGTGGGGGGCGCCGATTCCCAACATCGGCGGCACGTACGCGGTCACGGCGGGCGCGCACACCTTGGCGCTCGGCAACACGGCGACCGAGGACCCCGCGAAGACGGCGGCGGCAAGCTGCTTTATCGGCTACTTGAGCACGAACTCGCTCGAGTGGGTCGCGGGCGCGGGGCACATCCCGGCGAGCCTCTCGGTGCGCGAGAGCGAGGCGTTTCAGGCGCTCGAGGCCCAGGCCTCGTACGCGGTGATGGCCGACGCGGCGGTGTTCCCGCCCACCATCCCCGGGATCACCGACGCCCTCGCCCCCCTGGCGCAAGCGGTCGAGGCGGTGATGGCGGGTCAGCAGACCGACATCCAGGCGGCGCTCAACGACGCGGCCGCGCAAGGCAACCAGATCCTGGAGCAAAACCGCCAGCGCTACGGCGGTCGCTAGGTGCGGGGGGGGCGAGGTGCCCCCCTCTAAGCCGCTCTAAGGAGGCGCGTATGACGACCCACACCGAGGGCCAAGCGGGGGCGCAGACCCTGGCCACCCGCCCCGCCAAAAAGCGCGGGCGGGTCTCGCTGACCCCCTACCTGTTCGTGCTGCCGCACCTTATCTTTTTCGCCGCGTTTTTGGGTTGGCCCCTGTTTTACGGCGTCTATATCAGCCTGTTCAACTT
This window contains:
- a CDS encoding ABC transporter substrate-binding protein — its product is MTALLLTGGLSLAQVTCSEEASGAQITFWNGFSGPDGEFMTQMVNAFNQENEQGVSVNMTIQPFTDYYNTVNAALASRTLPDVLQVHLDQIATQAVRGTIRPLDEALLETLGVRADDYPEAVWNGTQYNGERYAVPLDIHPLVMWYNRDAWEAAGLEDPAGRVLGAEEYRAALEALSEQGEGAVAWSVTTGFPITWMFEILLYQFGGDRFNEDGTEVAYNSEAGVQALTYLRDAQAAFSRPNLPVDAGVTAFKQGQSYTEWNGTWQLANLTGEGFAPGWGAPIPNIGGTYAVTAGAHTLALGNTATEDPAKTAAASCFIGYLSTNSLEWVAGAGHIPASLSVRESEAFQALEAQASYAVMADAAVFPPTIPGITDALAPLAQAVEAVMAGQQTDIQAALNDAAAQGNQILEQNRQRYGGR